One part of the Terriglobales bacterium genome encodes these proteins:
- a CDS encoding bifunctional YncE family protein/alkaline phosphatase family protein has product MQSFIFPKGLKRWSILAIFGCIILFCLTVLGSKPLRQRILLPTSKFLLGEIPGDPVPMGAFPVNVVVSPDKKFAAILEAGFGTADTEGRQSVSLLDLKSNEVTRFTDPRLGPGSKQTLFLGLAWSSDSKYLYVPFSSLSDPDGTKHPDRSTGNGIAVYAIESGKLTPQRFIKIPTQPILASKERGSIHKSAPTGSLVPFPSEITVVNTGAGDQLLVANNLSDCVLLMDAASGKITSRFDVSNSHYVPSAYPYGVVASADGKRAWVSLWNASTVTEMNLESKKVERSYKLRPGDSPTSSGSHPTAMALSHDGELLFVALSTKDEVAVINTVRHTVVGYLSTRLPNQKYQGAYPNSVAVSSDGATLAVANSGSNSVSVFPLAQINRKCSATSKTKACRMPEASGFIPTEWYPTAVDIVAGDLLITTGKGVGTGPNNIPRKVGQPGYSKGYTYIASLVKGSLARVKLAGAMNDLDKLTAEVVESNRMNEDVGELPFKKGKNPIKHVIYVIKENRTYDQILGDLGVGKGDPSLTMYGEDITPNQHALARQFGVLDNFYVSGEISGNGHVWSTAAISSDYTEKTWQIAYRSAERTYDYEGEVGNDFPLLIGIPDVNEPGSGYIWTNLARNKKTYRHYGEYVRTRWCGEERGWQAPQEGTPLSKPVTCTKTHINFGEPLPARWGGGKSPYPWPVPILAENIPSKPELRDHYDPNYPDFRMDFPDQLRADEFLVEFNSWVTERNKTKRDPMPQFITLRLPNNHTSGTKVGAPSPSAAVADNDLALGRVVEAISSSVYWDDTAIFVLEDDAQDGVDHVDAHRSPAFIISKYSPGSKEKPFVESGFYTTVNLIHTMEVVLGLPPMNNNDARAPIMASLFGGPGNQPAFKADYRNRENGLIYVINKKNAPGAKESAAMNFRHADGIDAQLLNSILWRDRKGDTKMPEPKHNVFPASMGRDDDDD; this is encoded by the coding sequence GTGCAAAGTTTCATCTTTCCTAAAGGCCTCAAACGGTGGAGTATCCTGGCAATTTTCGGATGCATAATTTTGTTCTGTTTGACGGTTCTGGGAAGCAAGCCTCTTCGTCAAAGAATCCTGCTTCCGACCAGCAAGTTCCTACTTGGGGAAATCCCCGGTGACCCGGTACCGATGGGCGCGTTCCCCGTAAATGTTGTAGTAAGTCCTGATAAGAAATTCGCCGCAATATTGGAAGCAGGATTCGGGACAGCCGATACAGAAGGCCGGCAAAGCGTCTCGCTGCTGGACCTCAAATCGAACGAGGTGACAAGATTCACTGACCCCAGGCTGGGCCCCGGATCGAAACAAACGCTCTTCCTCGGCCTTGCCTGGAGTAGCGACAGCAAGTACCTTTACGTTCCCTTCAGTTCACTTAGCGACCCGGATGGGACCAAGCATCCCGATCGCAGTACCGGCAACGGCATCGCCGTATACGCAATCGAGAGCGGGAAACTCACCCCTCAACGATTTATCAAAATCCCGACTCAGCCAATACTGGCTTCGAAAGAGCGCGGATCCATTCACAAATCGGCACCGACCGGCAGCCTGGTTCCGTTCCCTTCCGAAATTACGGTCGTGAATACAGGGGCCGGCGATCAACTGCTCGTAGCAAACAACCTTTCCGATTGCGTGTTACTGATGGATGCCGCCAGCGGAAAGATCACTTCGCGGTTTGATGTCAGCAACTCGCACTATGTGCCGAGCGCATATCCCTACGGAGTCGTGGCAAGCGCCGATGGCAAGCGGGCTTGGGTCAGTTTATGGAACGCATCCACGGTCACCGAGATGAACCTCGAGTCGAAAAAGGTTGAGCGCTCTTACAAGCTGCGGCCTGGCGATTCACCAACCAGTTCAGGATCGCATCCCACCGCGATGGCGCTCTCGCATGACGGAGAACTCCTCTTCGTTGCCCTTTCGACCAAAGACGAAGTCGCCGTCATTAATACCGTTCGCCACACTGTCGTCGGCTATCTGTCAACGCGATTGCCAAACCAGAAATACCAGGGAGCATATCCAAACTCGGTTGCGGTCTCGTCCGACGGTGCGACATTGGCTGTCGCCAATTCCGGCAGCAACTCCGTCTCGGTTTTCCCGCTCGCTCAAATCAATAGAAAGTGCTCGGCCACATCGAAGACGAAGGCATGTCGCATGCCGGAAGCCTCTGGGTTCATCCCGACCGAGTGGTATCCGACGGCCGTTGATATCGTCGCTGGCGACCTGCTCATCACCACCGGCAAAGGTGTAGGCACAGGCCCCAACAACATTCCTCGCAAGGTCGGGCAGCCTGGCTACTCCAAGGGATACACCTATATCGCATCCCTGGTGAAGGGTTCTCTCGCTCGGGTGAAGTTAGCCGGAGCAATGAACGATTTAGACAAGCTCACTGCGGAAGTGGTTGAGAGCAATCGGATGAACGAAGACGTCGGCGAGCTTCCGTTCAAAAAAGGAAAGAATCCGATCAAGCACGTCATCTATGTCATTAAGGAAAATCGCACATACGACCAGATCCTCGGCGATCTTGGTGTCGGCAAAGGTGACCCTTCGCTGACGATGTACGGTGAAGACATCACGCCAAACCAGCACGCGCTGGCGCGGCAGTTTGGTGTGCTCGACAATTTTTACGTGAGTGGCGAAATCTCGGGCAACGGACACGTCTGGTCCACCGCCGCAATCAGCAGCGACTACACGGAGAAAACCTGGCAGATTGCCTATCGCAGTGCCGAGCGCACCTACGACTATGAAGGTGAGGTTGGCAACGACTTCCCTCTCCTTATCGGCATTCCGGATGTGAATGAACCGGGAAGCGGTTATATCTGGACCAATCTCGCTCGCAATAAGAAGACCTACCGTCATTACGGTGAGTACGTAAGAACTCGATGGTGTGGTGAAGAGCGTGGCTGGCAGGCTCCGCAGGAAGGGACTCCGTTGTCAAAGCCGGTCACGTGCACGAAGACGCATATCAACTTCGGTGAGCCACTCCCGGCACGTTGGGGCGGAGGCAAGAGTCCTTATCCCTGGCCGGTGCCCATCCTCGCTGAGAATATTCCCAGCAAACCGGAACTCCGCGACCACTACGATCCTAATTATCCAGACTTCCGTATGGATTTCCCCGACCAACTGCGCGCAGACGAATTTCTGGTTGAATTCAACTCCTGGGTTACGGAACGCAACAAAACAAAGCGCGATCCCATGCCGCAATTCATCACCTTGCGGCTACCCAACAATCACACCAGTGGAACTAAAGTCGGTGCGCCAAGTCCGTCAGCCGCGGTGGCCGATAACGATCTCGCCCTCGGACGTGTTGTAGAGGCAATCTCCAGTAGCGTTTACTGGGATGACACAGCGATCTTCGTCCTTGAAGACGACGCGCAGGATGGAGTCGACCACGTTGACGCTCATCGTAGTCCGGCATTCATCATTTCCAAATACTCTCCGGGCTCGAAAGAAAAACCCTTCGTCGAGTCCGGCTTCTACACCACTGTTAACCTCATCCACACCATGGAAGTGGTTCTCGGTCTCCCGCCAATGAACAACAACGACGCTCGAGCTCCAATCATGGCGTCATTGTTCGGCGGCCCGGGGAATCAGCCCGCATTTAAGGCAGACTATCGCAATCGCGAAAACGGTCTTATCTATGTCATAAACAAGAAGAATGCGCCCGGTGCGAAGGAATCCGCAGCGATGAATTTCCGTCATGCAGACGGGATCGATGCTCAACTCCTAAATTCGATTCTTTGGCGGGACCGCAAGGGCGACACAAAAATGCCCGAGCCCAAGCACAACGTGTTCCCTGCTTCAATGGGTCGGGACGATGATGACGACTGA